TGAGGGCACTTGTGTTAAATGGAGATCCGGCAGTTAAATATATACCGGAAGAAGTAGAACTTGTAAGTGGAGATGTGACGGACACAGAATCTTTACAAAAATTTTTTACAGTATCTGAAAGCACAGATATCTATGTTATCCATTGTGCAAGTATCGTTACATTGAATCCAAACCCTAATGGGAAGGTTCATGCCGTAAATGTAGGTGGAACTCAGAATATCATTGATAAATGTGTAGAGCATCAGGTTAAAAAATTGGTGTATATTAGCTCTACTGGAGCTATTCCAGAGCTTCCTGGTAATATGCCAATTAAGGAAGTAACTCATTTTGGAATAGAAGGATTGGTTGGTTATTATTCTGTTACTAAAGCAGAAGCTTCACAATTAGTAATAGATGCATTGGCAAAGTATCCGCAGCTGGATGCATCCCTTGTTCATCCAAGTGGAATTTGTGGCCCCAATGATTATTCTTTTGGACCAGTTGCAGATTTTATAATGCAGTACGTAAATGGTAATATGCCAGCAGGTGTTGCAGGAACATTTAATAGTGTTGATGTTCGCGATTTGTCAGAGGGAGTAATTGCCTGCTGTGACAAAGGAAGACGTGGACAATGTTATATTATGAGTAATGATCTTGTATCAATGCAGGATATGTTTAAGTTGATAAATCATGCAGCAGGATTAAATTACAATCCAAAGATTCTGTCAGTACCTGTAGCAAAAGTTGTGGCAAAAGTAATGGGAGTTGTGGGTAAAATCACAGGAAAGCCAGCACGGTTGACAGGTTTTGCAATTTATAACCTGACACGTAATAATAATTTTAACTGTAGTAAAGCAGTCCATGAACTTAGATTTAAATGCCGTCCATTTGAAGAAACAATCAGTGATGAGGTTCGTTGGCTGAAAATGGAAGGAAAAATTTAGAGTGATAAGGAGAATTATTATGTATGAAATGAGAACAAATAAAAATAAATTAACTATGAAAGCTTTAATTTACAAAGGGATTAAGGATGTAGAATTGCAAGAAAAGAAGATTCCTATCTGTGGACAAGATGATGTAATTATAAGAAATATGAGAGCAGGTATCTGTGGATCGGATGTAACCGGATATCTGTATGGTGGAGAAAAAGTTGCAATTTACCCAGGACGAGAATTTGGCCATGAAATGGTTGGCTATGTACATGAAAAAGGGGAAAATGTTACTTGTGTGCAAGTAGGGACAAGGGTATTTGTTGATCCGACATTCTGTACGCCAAATCCATATGAAGCAGATATGGCCGGAGCATTTTCCCAGTATGTAAGAGTCCAAAATGTAA
This window of the Clostridium kluyveri DSM 555 genome carries:
- a CDS encoding NAD-dependent epimerase/dehydratase family protein is translated as MNNRIYLLTGAAGLLGSNVSRQLIDRGEQVRALVLNGDPAVKYIPEEVELVSGDVTDTESLQKFFTVSESTDIYVIHCASIVTLNPNPNGKVHAVNVGGTQNIIDKCVEHQVKKLVYISSTGAIPELPGNMPIKEVTHFGIEGLVGYYSVTKAEASQLVIDALAKYPQLDASLVHPSGICGPNDYSFGPVADFIMQYVNGNMPAGVAGTFNSVDVRDLSEGVIACCDKGRRGQCYIMSNDLVSMQDMFKLINHAAGLNYNPKILSVPVAKVVAKVMGVVGKITGKPARLTGFAIYNLTRNNNFNCSKAVHELRFKCRPFEETISDEVRWLKMEGKI